Proteins co-encoded in one Prescottella sp. R16 genomic window:
- a CDS encoding NAD-dependent deacylase, with protein sequence MYRDASPTPLDPALVDAVRSARNVVVFTGAGMSAESGVPTFRDAQTGLWERFSPEQLASPDGWEHDRGLVWAWYQWRTGLVRRVQPNAGHRALAAWARDTELTILTQNVDDLHERAGSTVAAHLHGSLLAPRCSTCAAPFPSDGGLDVEPSGPIPPPTCPVCGGDVRPGAVWFGEALPSEAWDRADRAAAACDLMLVVGTSAVVYPAAALPLRALDSGATVVEINPQSTDLSAAVQYSWRTTAAVGLPALVDAVQRR encoded by the coding sequence ATGTACCGCGACGCCTCCCCCACCCCGCTCGATCCCGCCCTCGTCGACGCCGTCCGATCCGCCCGCAACGTCGTGGTGTTCACCGGCGCCGGCATGTCCGCCGAGTCCGGGGTGCCGACGTTCCGGGACGCGCAGACCGGACTGTGGGAGCGGTTCTCCCCGGAACAGCTGGCGAGCCCCGACGGCTGGGAGCACGACCGAGGCCTGGTGTGGGCGTGGTACCAGTGGCGGACCGGCCTGGTGCGCCGGGTACAGCCGAACGCCGGTCACCGGGCGCTCGCCGCGTGGGCCCGCGACACCGAACTGACGATCCTCACCCAGAACGTCGACGACCTGCACGAACGCGCGGGCAGCACGGTCGCCGCCCACCTGCACGGCAGCCTGCTCGCACCGCGCTGCAGCACCTGCGCGGCCCCGTTTCCGTCGGACGGCGGACTCGACGTCGAACCGTCCGGGCCGATCCCGCCGCCGACCTGCCCGGTGTGTGGCGGCGACGTGCGCCCGGGCGCGGTGTGGTTCGGGGAGGCCCTGCCGTCGGAGGCGTGGGACCGCGCCGACCGGGCCGCCGCCGCCTGCGATCTGATGCTCGTCGTCGGCACGTCCGCCGTGGTGTATCCGGCGGCGGCACTGCCGCTACGTGCCCTCGATTCCGGCGCAACGGTCGTCGAGATCAATCCACAGTCGACGGACCTCAGTGCCGCCGTGCAGTATTCGTGGCGCACCACCGCCGCGGTCGGACTGCCCGCCCTCGTCGACGCCGTTCAGCGCCGGTAG
- a CDS encoding MarR family winged helix-turn-helix transcriptional regulator: MQHEPVIDRTSDVHAELVQLARALVVGGRDVAGGPSFAQHSLLAYIARNPGCRATDVSEEFGLNRSTVSRQLRGCIESGWVLAEPGSLRTGYPLRLTTHGTDVLAAADVRRLDEVRARLHGWSLDEIAQFANTLHRFRIAPAVVDRTDDTPRLGDDAHA; encoded by the coding sequence GTGCAACATGAACCGGTGATCGATCGGACGTCCGACGTCCACGCCGAGCTGGTGCAGTTGGCGCGGGCTCTCGTCGTGGGAGGCCGCGACGTCGCGGGCGGGCCGTCGTTCGCGCAGCATTCGCTGCTCGCGTACATCGCCCGGAATCCGGGATGCCGGGCCACCGACGTCTCCGAGGAGTTCGGGCTCAACCGTTCCACCGTCTCCCGGCAACTGCGGGGATGTATCGAATCCGGCTGGGTGCTCGCCGAGCCCGGATCGCTACGCACCGGCTACCCGCTGCGACTGACCACCCACGGCACCGACGTGCTCGCGGCCGCCGACGTCCGACGGCTCGACGAGGTGCGCGCCCGGCTGCACGGCTGGTCACTCGACGAGATCGCCCAGTTCGCGAACACTCTGCACCGGTTCCGGATCGCGCCGGCCGTGGTCGACCGGACCGACGACACCCCTCGACTTGGAGATGACGCCCATGCGTGA
- a CDS encoding SRPBCC family protein, with protein sequence MIRNVHHRMIPADARVVGELLDTLASDDDRLWPCHRWPAMRFTGPLGVGAVGGHGPVRYSCEDYVPGRRVTFRFRRPRGFVGTHGFVVEPVDASRTRLTHRLEIDARGPARIGWPLIWRPLHDALIEDALDRAENAVVPHRHREPRPLSGYVRLLRRCASGRAVHPRRDRSTV encoded by the coding sequence ATGATCCGCAATGTGCACCACCGAATGATTCCCGCCGACGCCCGAGTCGTCGGGGAGTTGCTCGACACGCTGGCGAGTGACGACGACCGACTCTGGCCGTGCCATCGATGGCCTGCGATGCGTTTCACCGGACCGCTCGGCGTCGGTGCCGTGGGAGGACACGGTCCGGTGCGTTATTCGTGCGAGGACTACGTCCCGGGCAGACGCGTGACCTTCCGGTTCCGGCGTCCCCGCGGCTTCGTGGGAACGCACGGATTTGTCGTGGAACCGGTGGATGCGAGCCGGACGCGACTGACGCACCGCCTGGAGATCGACGCCCGGGGACCGGCCCGGATCGGCTGGCCGCTGATATGGCGCCCACTGCACGACGCCCTGATCGAGGACGCGCTGGACCGGGCCGAGAATGCCGTTGTGCCGCACCGGCATCGGGAGCCGCGTCCGCTGAGCGGGTACGTGCGCCTGCTACGACGCTGCGCATCCGGCCGGGCCGTGCATCCTCGGCGCGATCGGTCCACCGTGTGA
- a CDS encoding DUF4232 domain-containing protein produces the protein MPETSTVKRGRWALGTLGAAVVLTVTGCSTEPDSTAAHPAPATTTAQAAAGTLAATTGSDGCGTDELRVDLGQVQGAAGSSILPLVFTNTGSRTCMLDGFPGVSYTQGGPDGTQVGAAAVRDGDSHGAVSLTPDATATAQVRAVNVANYPADTCAPTPVTGLRVYPPNTTDPMFVPYATTGCSATGAGITQLSVQAVTG, from the coding sequence ATGCCCGAGACGTCGACTGTGAAACGCGGCCGGTGGGCACTGGGGACACTCGGTGCCGCAGTGGTCCTGACCGTCACCGGATGCAGTACCGAACCGGACTCCACCGCCGCACACCCGGCCCCCGCCACCACCACGGCGCAGGCGGCGGCCGGCACCCTCGCCGCCACCACCGGATCGGACGGGTGCGGCACCGACGAACTGCGGGTCGACCTCGGCCAGGTACAGGGCGCGGCCGGTTCGTCGATCCTGCCGCTCGTGTTCACCAACACCGGCTCCCGCACGTGCATGCTCGACGGATTCCCCGGCGTCTCCTACACGCAGGGCGGACCCGACGGCACCCAGGTCGGGGCGGCCGCCGTCCGCGACGGCGACTCCCACGGGGCCGTGTCCCTGACTCCCGACGCCACCGCGACCGCGCAGGTGCGGGCGGTGAACGTGGCGAACTATCCGGCCGACACGTGCGCCCCGACACCCGTCACGGGACTGCGCGTCTACCCGCCGAACACCACCGACCCGATGTTCGTGCCGTACGCGACGACAGGGTGTTCGGCGACCGGCGCCGGCATCACCCAACTGTCGGTGCAGGCCGTGACCGGGTGA
- a CDS encoding SDR family NAD(P)-dependent oxidoreductase, giving the protein MSSDRIVVVTGASRGAGKGIALALGATGATVYVTGRTATEGDAPLPGTVFATAEEITARGGTGVPVVLDHSDDAQVEALFARIREERGRLDILVNNALAVPDALTAKGPFWEKPLSLTELFDVGMRSSYVSSYYAAPLLAANGEGLVVNTSSFGGTCYMHGPAYGAGKAAVDKMAHDMAVDFRPFNVAVVSLWMGLLMTERTKAGFDANPGAYDGLAATAESAEFPGRVIDALAKDPDLMKRSGRVLVGAEVALELGVTDLEGKQPPSHRPFLGDPPVYSDAVID; this is encoded by the coding sequence TTGAGTTCGGATCGGATCGTGGTGGTCACCGGCGCGAGCCGCGGCGCGGGCAAGGGGATCGCGCTGGCGCTCGGGGCGACGGGAGCGACGGTGTACGTTACCGGCCGCACCGCCACCGAGGGAGATGCGCCGCTGCCCGGCACCGTGTTCGCGACGGCAGAGGAGATCACCGCCCGCGGCGGCACAGGTGTCCCCGTCGTACTCGATCACAGCGACGACGCCCAGGTGGAGGCGTTGTTCGCGCGGATCCGGGAGGAGCGCGGACGGCTCGACATTCTCGTCAACAACGCGTTGGCGGTGCCCGACGCGCTCACGGCGAAGGGCCCGTTCTGGGAGAAGCCGCTGTCGTTGACGGAGCTGTTCGACGTCGGGATGCGGTCGAGCTACGTGTCGAGCTACTACGCGGCGCCGCTGCTCGCCGCGAACGGTGAGGGCCTGGTGGTGAACACGTCGTCGTTCGGCGGCACCTGCTACATGCACGGTCCCGCGTACGGGGCGGGCAAGGCCGCGGTCGACAAGATGGCGCACGACATGGCGGTCGACTTCCGGCCGTTCAACGTCGCGGTGGTGTCGCTGTGGATGGGCCTGCTCATGACCGAGCGCACCAAGGCCGGATTCGACGCCAACCCGGGCGCCTACGACGGGCTCGCGGCGACGGCGGAGTCGGCGGAGTTCCCGGGCCGGGTCATCGACGCTCTCGCGAAGGACCCGGATCTGATGAAGCGCAGCGGGCGGGTCCTGGTCGGCGCGGAGGTGGCCCTCGAGCTCGGGGTCACCGACCTCGAGGGGAAGCAGCCGCCGTCGCACCGCCCGTTCCTGGGGGATCCGCCGGTGTACAGCGACGCCGTCATCGACTGA
- a CDS encoding CaiB/BaiF CoA-transferase family protein — protein sequence MTQDIPDRPLHGVRVLELGNYIAAPTAGRLLADFGAEVIKVERPRTGDEIRNWRLYSGSTSMLFRTINRNKKSIVLDLRSEQGRKLVLDLAAECDIVLENFRPGTLEKWGIGPEQLSAANPDLVITRVSAFGQTGPLAQRPGFAAVAEAVGGFRELVGDPDRPPVRVGVSIGDSIAGLYAAFGAVMALYQRTARAGEPLPLSQRIIDVALNESILSMMESLVPDYLAYGVKRERVGGRMEGIAPSNAYPCADGTSIIIAGNGDAIFQRYMHTIERPDLAADPDLQTNAGRWARRDELDAAIGAWTSRHTRDDALAILDAAQVPSGPIYTAADIVDDAQYNARNMIQTFSVDTGADTPTPVGFPGIVPVIGGASLPIDHVGPDLGEHTRQVLAEILGLSDTDIDRIVAETEQP from the coding sequence ATGACGCAGGACATCCCGGACCGCCCGCTGCACGGCGTGCGTGTGCTCGAGCTCGGCAACTACATCGCCGCCCCCACCGCGGGCCGCCTGCTCGCGGACTTCGGCGCCGAGGTGATCAAGGTGGAGCGGCCGCGCACCGGCGACGAGATCCGGAACTGGCGGCTGTACTCGGGCAGCACGTCGATGCTGTTCCGGACGATCAACCGGAACAAGAAGTCGATCGTGCTCGACCTGCGTTCCGAGCAGGGCCGGAAGCTGGTGCTCGACCTGGCCGCCGAATGCGACATCGTGCTGGAGAACTTCCGGCCCGGCACTCTCGAGAAATGGGGCATCGGCCCCGAGCAGCTCAGCGCCGCCAACCCGGACCTGGTGATCACCCGGGTCTCGGCGTTCGGGCAGACCGGTCCGCTGGCGCAGCGTCCCGGGTTCGCAGCCGTCGCCGAGGCGGTCGGCGGCTTCCGTGAGCTCGTCGGCGACCCGGACCGGCCGCCGGTGCGGGTGGGGGTGTCGATCGGCGACTCGATCGCCGGACTGTACGCGGCGTTCGGTGCGGTCATGGCGCTCTACCAGCGCACAGCGCGAGCGGGCGAACCACTTCCGCTGTCGCAGCGCATCATCGACGTCGCCCTCAACGAGTCGATCCTGTCGATGATGGAGTCGCTGGTCCCCGACTACCTCGCGTACGGCGTGAAACGCGAGCGGGTCGGCGGCCGGATGGAGGGCATCGCCCCGTCGAATGCGTACCCGTGCGCCGACGGCACCAGCATCATCATCGCCGGCAACGGGGACGCGATCTTCCAGCGCTACATGCACACCATCGAGCGCCCCGACCTCGCCGCCGACCCGGACCTGCAGACCAACGCCGGACGCTGGGCGCGCCGCGACGAACTCGACGCTGCGATCGGGGCGTGGACGTCGCGTCACACTCGCGACGACGCCCTCGCGATCCTGGACGCCGCACAGGTGCCGTCCGGCCCCATCTACACGGCCGCCGACATCGTCGACGACGCCCAGTACAACGCCCGCAACATGATCCAGACGTTCAGTGTCGATACGGGGGCGGACACTCCTACTCCCGTGGGCTTCCCCGGCATCGTGCCGGTGATCGGCGGGGCGTCGCTGCCGATCGACCACGTCGGCCCCGATCTGGGCGAGCACACCCGACAGGTTCTCGCCGAGATACTCGGCCTGTCCGACACCGACATCGACCGCATCGTTGCCGAAACGGAGCAGCCGTGA
- a CDS encoding hydroxymethylglutaryl-CoA lyase: MTYSIAPQPILRDVTLRDGLQLTGKLLPTARKVEIARALLGLGVPELEIGSMARPDLVPPMANTLELIAELTADELARCWVWVATPRHVERAAAAGARNFQYCFSASESHNRANIGRSVDDSLAAMPSAIELTRAVDGRIQLCIATAFTCPFEGETPADRVLAIANDPRADGADDIVLADTLGQAVPAQVADLVARVKDETPQRRIVFHGHDTWGLGVANTLAAVAAGADVVDGSLGGLGGCPFAPGASGNTATEDIAFATRPDWLDPAALTALVDIAAPMLDELGEPNRSRTAQGNRSQAHAFAWVRPATP; encoded by the coding sequence GTGACGTATTCGATTGCACCCCAGCCGATCCTGCGGGACGTCACCCTGCGCGACGGACTGCAGTTGACGGGCAAGCTGCTGCCCACCGCACGCAAGGTCGAGATCGCCCGTGCCCTGCTGGGCCTCGGTGTCCCCGAGCTCGAGATCGGGTCGATGGCGCGGCCGGACCTGGTGCCGCCCATGGCGAACACACTCGAGCTGATCGCCGAGCTGACCGCCGACGAACTGGCCCGCTGCTGGGTGTGGGTGGCCACCCCGCGTCACGTGGAGAGGGCCGCGGCCGCCGGGGCCCGCAACTTCCAGTACTGCTTCTCGGCCTCGGAATCCCACAATCGGGCCAACATCGGCCGCAGCGTCGACGACAGCCTCGCGGCCATGCCGTCCGCGATCGAGCTCACCCGGGCCGTGGACGGACGTATCCAGCTGTGCATAGCGACCGCGTTCACGTGCCCGTTCGAGGGGGAGACCCCGGCCGATCGGGTGCTGGCGATCGCGAACGATCCACGCGCCGACGGCGCCGACGACATCGTCCTGGCCGACACCCTCGGGCAGGCAGTGCCCGCACAGGTCGCCGATCTGGTCGCGCGGGTGAAGGACGAGACCCCGCAGCGCCGCATCGTCTTCCACGGCCACGACACGTGGGGGCTCGGCGTCGCGAACACGCTCGCCGCGGTCGCCGCCGGCGCGGACGTCGTCGACGGATCGCTCGGCGGGCTCGGCGGCTGCCCGTTCGCGCCGGGAGCGTCCGGCAACACCGCCACCGAGGACATCGCGTTCGCGACCCGGCCGGACTGGCTGGATCCCGCCGCCCTGACCGCGCTCGTCGACATCGCGGCACCGATGCTCGACGAACTCGGCGAACCCAACCGCTCCCGGACGGCACAGGGAAACCGTTCGCAGGCACACGCTTTCGCCTGGGTTCGGCCCGCAACACCCTGA
- a CDS encoding long-chain fatty acid--CoA ligase, with translation MREYGTPAGFSVAEDDAIVHTVFEHARRHAGLVVFSRPDGTGWVDVTAAEFAAQVTAVAKGLVAAGVGPGDRVALLSPTRYEWSLFDFAIWAAGAVSVPIYDSSSPEQIRWIVEDSGAVLAVVETDTHAAGFDGTGIGRVLRIESGAVDTLTTEGAGVDDAVIADRLAGIRADDLASLVYTSGTTGRPKGCILTHRNLLSEVRGILNASIGDVARPGNRMLTFLPLAHVLARAVSLAMFEAGGIQAHWSNFGTVAGQFERFRPHVILGVPRVFEKVRDAAAASADRGGRIPRAIFAFAEDTAVAYSEALDAGGPSWTSKVRHAVADRLVYRKLRAAIGDECWWAISGGGALMPRLGHFFRGAGIPIYEGYGLTESTAAHCVNVPGQQKIGTVGRPLGGNTVRIADDGEIELRGGVVFDGYWRNEEATAAALHDGWLRTGDLGELDADGYLVLTGRKKDLLVTAGGKNVSPGPLEDRLRSHVLISQAVVVGDGRPFVGALLTVDAEPFEDWKAANGKPVAATIADLVDDADLRAALQSVIDDVNTTVSHAESIKRFAILPRDLTEEAGELTATLKIKRNVVADRFAEHIESVYRR, from the coding sequence ATGCGTGAATACGGCACTCCCGCCGGTTTTTCCGTCGCCGAGGACGACGCGATCGTCCACACCGTGTTCGAGCACGCGCGCCGGCACGCCGGACTGGTGGTGTTCTCGCGCCCCGACGGGACCGGCTGGGTGGATGTGACGGCCGCAGAGTTCGCAGCGCAGGTCACCGCCGTCGCGAAGGGGCTCGTGGCCGCGGGTGTCGGCCCCGGGGACCGAGTGGCGCTGCTCTCGCCCACCCGCTACGAGTGGTCGCTGTTCGACTTCGCGATCTGGGCGGCCGGGGCCGTGTCGGTGCCGATCTACGATTCGTCGTCGCCCGAGCAGATCCGGTGGATCGTCGAGGACTCCGGCGCAGTGCTCGCAGTCGTCGAAACCGATACGCATGCGGCAGGATTCGACGGCACCGGGATCGGCCGGGTGCTGCGGATCGAGTCCGGGGCCGTCGACACGCTGACCACGGAGGGGGCCGGCGTCGACGACGCGGTGATCGCCGACCGGCTGGCCGGGATCCGGGCCGACGACCTGGCATCGCTCGTATACACGTCGGGCACCACGGGCCGCCCCAAGGGGTGCATCCTCACGCACCGCAATCTGCTGTCGGAGGTGCGCGGCATCCTCAACGCGTCGATCGGTGACGTCGCCCGCCCGGGCAACCGGATGCTCACGTTCCTGCCGCTCGCGCACGTCCTGGCCCGCGCCGTGTCCCTCGCGATGTTCGAAGCGGGTGGGATACAAGCGCACTGGTCGAACTTCGGGACCGTCGCCGGGCAGTTCGAGCGGTTCCGCCCGCACGTCATCCTCGGCGTTCCACGCGTGTTCGAGAAGGTGCGCGACGCTGCCGCCGCGTCCGCCGACCGGGGCGGACGCATCCCGCGCGCGATCTTCGCGTTCGCCGAGGACACCGCCGTCGCCTACAGCGAAGCCCTCGACGCGGGCGGCCCGTCGTGGACGTCGAAGGTGCGTCACGCGGTCGCGGACCGGCTCGTCTACCGCAAGCTGCGGGCCGCGATCGGCGACGAATGCTGGTGGGCGATCTCCGGTGGTGGTGCGCTGATGCCGCGGCTCGGGCACTTCTTCCGCGGCGCCGGCATCCCGATCTACGAGGGTTACGGGCTCACCGAATCGACTGCGGCGCACTGTGTCAACGTGCCCGGGCAGCAGAAGATCGGGACCGTCGGCCGGCCACTGGGCGGCAACACGGTCCGCATCGCCGACGACGGGGAGATCGAACTGCGCGGCGGCGTCGTGTTCGACGGCTACTGGCGCAACGAGGAGGCCACCGCGGCCGCCCTGCACGACGGCTGGCTGCGCACCGGGGATCTCGGTGAGCTCGACGCCGACGGCTACCTCGTGCTCACCGGGCGCAAGAAGGATCTGCTGGTCACCGCCGGCGGCAAGAACGTCTCACCCGGCCCGCTCGAGGACCGGTTGCGCTCGCACGTGCTGATCTCGCAGGCCGTCGTCGTCGGGGACGGACGCCCGTTCGTCGGCGCACTGCTGACCGTCGACGCGGAACCGTTCGAGGACTGGAAGGCGGCGAACGGCAAACCGGTGGCGGCGACGATCGCGGACCTCGTCGACGACGCCGACCTGCGTGCCGCTCTGCAGTCGGTGATCGACGACGTCAACACCACCGTCTCGCACGCCGAGTCGATCAAACGGTTCGCGATCCTGCCCCGCGATCTCACCGAGGAGGCGGGAGAGCTCACCGCCACCCTCAAAATCAAACGAAACGTCGTCGCCGACCGGTTCGCCGAGCACATCGAGTCCGTCTACCGGCGCTGA
- a CDS encoding barstar family protein, giving the protein MVRHSTFDPTDPERFEADRQRFDWALLRSGPIARYTSAFDFAAAQHRLRGLGYRVHLLDAADWSTTQDLHEAVASALDFPSWYGRNLDALNDLLSDVGSFRLGGDDSVTGTVFAIDHFDQLTAIDRHTAVALLDIIADHSRFAGLLGHAMLCLIATDDATLGKVGGSRVYAGPTWDVEPDPPVPFTGTDVAYIVFQAVADASGADRAVAALRPLLEQFDRVQVPTPQQATREEASNFYKYDSQVRDEGASVYRIGIGIRGTGDLEQLWDELDTRLRSVGYNAESFGSVVHDPPPDHPVFDGFPGLRRPLPVPPGGEGRDVADEGGAERAE; this is encoded by the coding sequence ATGGTGCGCCACTCGACGTTCGACCCGACCGATCCGGAGCGGTTCGAAGCGGACCGGCAGCGTTTCGACTGGGCGCTGCTCCGGTCGGGGCCGATCGCCCGCTACACCAGCGCCTTCGATTTCGCTGCAGCGCAGCACCGTCTGCGTGGGCTCGGCTATCGGGTCCACCTGCTCGACGCCGCCGACTGGTCCACCACCCAGGACTTACACGAGGCGGTCGCGTCGGCGCTGGACTTCCCGTCCTGGTACGGCCGCAACCTCGATGCTCTGAACGATCTGCTCTCCGACGTGGGCTCGTTCCGCCTCGGCGGCGACGACTCGGTGACCGGCACGGTGTTCGCGATCGACCACTTCGACCAGCTGACCGCGATCGACCGGCACACCGCGGTCGCACTGCTCGACATCATCGCCGATCATTCCCGGTTCGCAGGCCTGCTCGGGCACGCGATGCTGTGCCTGATCGCGACCGACGATGCGACTCTCGGCAAGGTCGGCGGCTCCCGGGTCTACGCGGGCCCCACATGGGACGTTGAACCGGACCCACCGGTTCCCTTCACCGGTACCGATGTCGCCTACATCGTGTTCCAGGCGGTGGCCGACGCGTCCGGCGCCGACCGTGCCGTGGCTGCCCTGCGCCCCCTCCTGGAGCAGTTCGACCGCGTGCAGGTCCCGACACCTCAGCAGGCCACGCGCGAGGAGGCGTCCAACTTCTACAAGTACGACTCGCAGGTGCGGGACGAGGGGGCGAGCGTCTACCGGATCGGTATCGGTATCCGCGGAACCGGGGATCTGGAACAGCTCTGGGACGAGCTCGACACCCGACTCCGATCCGTCGGCTACAACGCCGAATCGTTCGGCAGCGTCGTCCACGACCCGCCGCCGGACCATCCGGTCTTCGACGGGTTCCCGGGTCTGCGCCGTCCCCTACCGGTCCCGCCGGGCGGTGAGGGTCGCGATGTCGCCGACGAGGGCGGTGCGGAACGTGCCGAGTAG
- a CDS encoding TetR/AcrR family transcriptional regulator, which produces MPRKATHTAESLLDAAARIAATEGAAAVSMSAVAAAAQAPSGSVYYRFPDRAALLSALWLRTVDRFHHGFLEALAGTPADRAAVQAARHVVEWSRDNPVDATVLLAGRSAFGYTYWSDDARSAEAARQHRLSTELDALSTRLGYRGRADRERLVLLLVDLPSAALRRQLSGTGTVSDTTVDAVELIVRRALA; this is translated from the coding sequence ATGCCGAGAAAAGCCACCCACACCGCCGAGTCCCTTCTGGACGCGGCCGCCCGCATCGCGGCGACCGAGGGCGCGGCGGCGGTGTCCATGAGCGCGGTCGCCGCCGCCGCCCAGGCACCCAGCGGATCGGTGTACTACCGGTTCCCGGACCGGGCCGCACTCCTGTCGGCCCTGTGGCTCCGCACGGTCGATCGCTTCCACCACGGTTTCCTCGAGGCCCTGGCCGGCACCCCGGCCGATCGAGCCGCCGTGCAGGCGGCCCGTCACGTCGTCGAATGGTCTCGCGACAACCCGGTCGATGCCACGGTGCTCCTGGCCGGCCGGTCCGCATTCGGATACACGTACTGGAGCGACGACGCCCGCAGCGCCGAAGCAGCACGACAGCACCGTCTCTCGACAGAACTGGACGCCCTGAGCACACGGCTCGGATACCGGGGACGAGCCGACCGGGAACGACTGGTCCTTCTGCTCGTCGACCTGCCCTCCGCAGCACTCCGCCGACAGCTGTCCGGCACCGGCACGGTCTCCGACACCACCGTCGACGCCGTGGAGCTGATCGTGCGTCGAGCGCTCGCCTGA
- a CDS encoding excalibur calcium-binding domain-containing protein: MKAHRFAFVALGCAALTAISPAVAQASTIRDFVPAPIADAIPQFVADAVQPLLPPAPGAPVRAATVYDYLPLDLASLVPSGSADAVAPLLPPVPAPIVAAPAPAPAPAPAPQARPQAVPAPSAPAPRPQTSYKNCTEARNAGVTPIYRGQAGYAPHLDRDNDGIACE; this comes from the coding sequence ATGAAGGCCCATCGTTTCGCGTTCGTCGCACTCGGCTGCGCAGCACTCACCGCGATCTCCCCCGCAGTCGCTCAGGCATCGACGATCCGTGATTTCGTCCCCGCGCCGATCGCCGACGCGATCCCCCAGTTCGTTGCCGACGCCGTCCAGCCACTGCTTCCTCCCGCTCCGGGCGCGCCCGTGCGGGCGGCAACGGTGTACGACTACCTGCCGCTCGATCTGGCGAGCCTCGTCCCGAGCGGTTCCGCGGACGCCGTTGCGCCGTTGCTGCCACCGGTTCCGGCACCGATCGTCGCCGCCCCCGCCCCCGCACCGGCACCGGCACCGGCACCGCAGGCTCGTCCGCAGGCCGTTCCGGCACCCTCCGCTCCGGCTCCGCGCCCGCAGACCAGCTACAAGAACTGCACGGAAGCACGCAACGCCGGGGTGACCCCGATCTACCGTGGACAGGCCGGCTACGCGCCGCACCTCGACCGCGACAACGACGGCATCGCCTGCGAATAG
- a CDS encoding SDR family NAD(P)-dependent oxidoreductase has protein sequence MTGTVFVTGGTGGLGVHVVTHLLAKDWRVVVPVRRPSDALPEHPRLETVHCDIGDPAQLADAVAVAAHDPAAPLTALVSLVGGFASGPRTHEVDADALDRQLDINVRTTYAVVREVLPYLVAHGGGSIVSTSSGAALNPFPGGTAYSTAKAAVLAFAKSIAVEYKKDHIRSNALLPGVIDTPANRSSMPDSTRATWVDPDDIAKVIAFLISDDAASITGAAIPLGL, from the coding sequence GTGACCGGAACCGTTTTCGTCACCGGAGGCACCGGCGGCCTCGGTGTGCACGTAGTGACGCATCTGCTGGCGAAGGACTGGCGGGTGGTGGTGCCGGTGCGACGACCGTCGGACGCCCTGCCCGAGCATCCGCGGCTCGAGACCGTGCACTGCGACATCGGCGATCCGGCGCAACTGGCCGACGCGGTCGCAGTCGCCGCGCACGATCCGGCGGCACCGTTGACGGCGCTGGTGAGTCTCGTCGGCGGTTTCGCCTCCGGTCCCCGTACCCACGAGGTCGACGCCGACGCCCTGGACCGGCAGCTCGACATCAACGTGCGCACCACGTATGCGGTTGTGCGCGAAGTGCTTCCGTACCTCGTCGCGCACGGTGGCGGCTCGATCGTGTCGACGTCGTCGGGTGCGGCCCTGAACCCGTTCCCCGGCGGCACCGCCTACAGCACCGCCAAGGCCGCGGTTCTCGCGTTCGCCAAGTCGATCGCCGTCGAATACAAGAAGGACCACATCCGCTCGAATGCGCTGCTGCCCGGCGTGATCGACACCCCTGCGAACCGGTCCTCGATGCCGGACTCGACTCGCGCCACGTGGGTCGACCCGGACGACATCGCGAAGGTGATCGCATTCCTGATCTCCGACGACGCAGCCTCGATCACCGGGGCCGCGATCCCGCTGGGGCTGTGA